Proteins encoded together in one Pontiella desulfatans window:
- a CDS encoding GH92 family glycosyl hydrolase produces MTGHYRSIFFAGLFVASLGYSERPVDHLNLFIGTGYNGHTFPSATVPFGAVVPGPDCSVREWHAAAGYHYDKPTIMGFSQTHLSGTGLTDWGDFLLMPVVGSVPLVPGTEAEPEKGYRSRFSHDDESAEAGYYQVRLQDYDINVELTATERVGVHRYTFPEGEPRRILMDLEHAIQRNTTIHSYMRIHDAQTVTGYRITGSRWASSRFLYFAMKFSESMTEHMIHDRVRQLDYDNIPELASSKLIASFRFEPGRELMAKIAISPVSMRNALENLETEVPHWNFEKVRSAAEAKWARELGKISAEGSDKALEVFYSALYRTMIHPDVHQDVNGEYRGVDKEVHSADGFTNYTVFSLWDTFRALHPLHTITQPERTADYVKSMLAYQEQSAHNMLPCWSMHHNDNFCMIGVHALPVVIDAWIKGLTDEPAEKILDAVIATATQPGAHKMKYEQYPQWYGQQHYLKRGYFPDELVRSGTSLTLEHAYDDWTVALMAEKMGNKKIAGEYQARGQNYRKVWDVEKGFFRARMGDGSWHPTFAPRAYHREDFKDREFTEGNAWQYLFFAPHDVYGLIDLMGGKAQFAGRLDTLFTLPPQKDGPAVGDVSGLIGDYAHGNEPCHHVAYLYNYAGQPWKTQELIHQIAREFYPAAPAGYIGNEDAGQMSAWYVMSAMGFYPVNPCGGIYVIGSPLLSGCTIHLENGKSFRMTAQGLSEENIYIQSVKLNGRPLNNVWITHADIMQGGALEFEMGSRPGTWGANSKPVPFADGQK; encoded by the coding sequence ATGACAGGACATTATCGATCCATTTTTTTTGCGGGCCTTTTTGTGGCGTCCCTCGGTTATTCCGAACGTCCGGTGGATCATCTGAATCTTTTTATTGGCACGGGGTATAACGGACACACCTTTCCGTCGGCAACGGTGCCGTTTGGTGCGGTCGTTCCGGGGCCGGATTGCTCGGTGCGGGAGTGGCATGCGGCGGCTGGCTATCATTATGACAAACCGACCATTATGGGGTTCAGTCAGACCCATCTCAGCGGAACCGGACTGACCGATTGGGGGGATTTCCTCCTGATGCCGGTGGTAGGTTCGGTGCCGTTGGTTCCGGGGACTGAAGCCGAGCCGGAAAAGGGCTATCGCTCGCGCTTTTCCCACGATGACGAGTCGGCCGAGGCCGGGTATTATCAGGTGCGCCTGCAGGATTATGATATTAATGTGGAGCTGACGGCAACCGAACGGGTAGGCGTTCATCGGTACACGTTTCCGGAGGGCGAGCCCCGCCGGATCCTCATGGATCTGGAGCATGCCATTCAGCGCAACACCACAATCCATTCCTACATGCGCATTCACGATGCCCAAACCGTGACCGGATACCGCATTACGGGGTCGCGCTGGGCTTCCAGTCGGTTCCTCTATTTTGCGATGAAGTTTTCGGAGTCGATGACGGAGCATATGATCCATGATCGTGTGCGGCAGCTTGATTATGACAATATTCCGGAGTTGGCTTCGTCGAAATTGATTGCCTCGTTCCGTTTTGAACCCGGTAGGGAGTTGATGGCTAAGATTGCGATCTCGCCGGTGTCCATGCGCAACGCGTTGGAAAATCTGGAGACCGAAGTTCCGCATTGGAATTTTGAAAAGGTCCGCAGTGCTGCGGAAGCGAAGTGGGCTCGTGAGTTGGGTAAGATTTCTGCGGAGGGTTCGGACAAGGCGCTGGAGGTCTTTTACTCTGCGCTCTATCGCACCATGATTCATCCCGACGTGCATCAGGATGTCAATGGTGAGTACCGCGGGGTTGATAAAGAGGTTCACTCCGCCGACGGTTTTACGAACTATACGGTCTTCTCTCTCTGGGATACGTTCCGGGCGTTGCACCCCCTGCATACCATTACTCAGCCGGAGCGGACGGCGGACTATGTGAAGTCGATGCTCGCCTATCAGGAACAGAGCGCGCACAACATGCTGCCCTGCTGGTCGATGCACCATAACGATAATTTCTGCATGATTGGTGTGCATGCCTTGCCGGTTGTGATTGATGCATGGATCAAGGGGCTGACTGATGAGCCTGCGGAAAAAATTCTGGATGCGGTCATTGCAACAGCGACGCAGCCGGGGGCTCATAAAATGAAGTATGAGCAGTATCCTCAGTGGTACGGGCAGCAGCACTATTTGAAGCGCGGTTATTTCCCGGATGAGCTTGTCCGCTCGGGGACGTCGTTGACCTTGGAGCATGCGTATGACGACTGGACCGTCGCTCTGATGGCTGAAAAGATGGGGAACAAAAAGATCGCCGGCGAGTATCAGGCACGCGGGCAGAATTACCGCAAGGTCTGGGATGTTGAAAAAGGCTTCTTCCGTGCCAGGATGGGAGACGGCTCCTGGCACCCAACGTTTGCACCGCGCGCATACCATCGCGAGGATTTCAAGGATCGCGAGTTTACAGAGGGCAACGCGTGGCAGTATCTGTTTTTTGCACCGCATGATGTCTACGGCCTGATTGATTTGATGGGTGGCAAGGCGCAGTTTGCCGGGCGCCTTGATACCCTGTTCACATTGCCGCCCCAAAAAGATGGGCCGGCGGTCGGCGATGTCTCCGGGTTGATCGGGGACTATGCACACGGAAACGAGCCGTGCCATCATGTTGCATATCTTTACAACTATGCCGGGCAACCGTGGAAAACCCAGGAGCTGATCCACCAAATTGCGCGGGAATTTTACCCTGCCGCGCCTGCCGGCTACATCGGCAATGAGGATGCCGGGCAGATGTCAGCGTGGTATGTCATGAGTGCGATGGGATTCTATCCGGTCAATCCCTGCGGAGGCATTTATGTGATTGGATCCCCTTTGCTTTCCGGCTGCACGATCCATCTTGAAAACGGGAAATCCTTTCGTATGACGGCTCAGGGATTGTCGGAGGAAAATATTTATATTCAGTCGGTTAAATTGAACGGTCGGCCGCTGAATAATGTGTGGATCACCCATGCGGATATCATGCAGGGCGGTGCGTTGGAGTTTGAGATGGGATCCCGTCCCGGCACGTGGGGGGCGAATTCAAAGCCCGTTCCATTTGCAGACGGTCAAAAATAA
- a CDS encoding sulfatase family protein: MNVAISRCLGLILFYVCFLSLATPSAIAKQPNVLFIFVDDQGYYDLGCYGATEVETPRIDALAAKGLRFTDHYSAAPICSPSRAGLLTGCYPRRSGNHIWVHRPDSEHGIPSDRLTLGELFKTAGYATCCIGKWHVGFQEQFLPKSKGFDHYYGVLHNLDSCEVGQFEAEGGMPLLRNDTVLRRNTPPGELVKLYTEEAIRWIGAQVDNNRPFFLYLPHTMLHEPLGVTDAFKGSSDWGLYGDAVQEMDFYTGKLVDALEQFGVADNTLVIYTSDNGRLGGRTPQQPIRGTKLTTYEGGLRVPCVVYGPGLRIPEGEVTSALTWSMDWFPTLASLAGIKVPDDAILDGRDLSALLTAETDEIPAFDEAVSLNAAVPLRRPYQLDSEWQGLFTQEEYLNAFFYHGSEGMLSAVRAGKWKLALTPALRLYDLEADPGERVEVIARWPSDELLASTAPEDIAKVEAWKVKAKLRGMAVRFQQEMEAVE; this comes from the coding sequence ATGAATGTAGCAATATCCAGGTGTCTCGGTCTGATTCTATTTTATGTGTGTTTTCTCTCGCTTGCGACTCCTTCGGCGATTGCAAAACAACCGAACGTCCTCTTCATTTTCGTCGATGATCAGGGGTATTACGACCTCGGCTGCTATGGCGCAACGGAGGTTGAAACACCACGGATTGATGCGTTGGCGGCGAAGGGATTGCGGTTCACGGATCACTATTCGGCGGCACCGATTTGCAGTCCGTCGCGTGCCGGATTGCTGACGGGGTGTTATCCGCGGCGTTCAGGGAATCATATCTGGGTGCACCGCCCTGATTCAGAGCATGGGATCCCGTCGGACCGGTTGACGCTCGGTGAGCTCTTTAAGACGGCCGGGTATGCCACCTGTTGTATCGGCAAATGGCATGTTGGTTTTCAGGAGCAGTTCCTCCCGAAAAGCAAAGGATTTGATCATTACTACGGAGTCCTGCATAACCTCGACTCCTGTGAGGTTGGACAGTTCGAGGCCGAAGGCGGCATGCCGCTGTTGCGCAATGATACGGTGTTGCGCCGCAATACGCCGCCGGGCGAGCTGGTGAAGCTCTATACCGAAGAGGCCATCCGCTGGATTGGTGCACAGGTGGATAACAATCGCCCCTTTTTCCTCTATCTGCCCCATACCATGCTCCATGAGCCGCTCGGCGTGACCGATGCGTTTAAGGGATCGTCGGATTGGGGGCTCTATGGCGATGCTGTTCAGGAAATGGATTTTTATACCGGCAAGCTGGTGGATGCGCTGGAGCAGTTCGGTGTGGCGGACAATACGCTCGTAATTTATACCTCCGATAATGGTCGGCTGGGGGGGCGAACCCCGCAACAGCCCATTCGAGGCACCAAGCTGACGACCTATGAAGGTGGGCTGCGTGTTCCCTGTGTGGTGTATGGTCCCGGACTGCGTATTCCAGAAGGAGAGGTGACGTCGGCACTAACCTGGTCCATGGACTGGTTTCCGACGCTGGCCTCTTTGGCAGGGATTAAGGTTCCTGATGACGCCATTCTGGATGGCCGCGACCTCAGTGCCCTGTTGACCGCGGAGACGGATGAAATTCCGGCTTTTGATGAGGCGGTTTCTTTGAATGCTGCGGTGCCGTTGCGCCGTCCGTATCAGCTCGACAGTGAATGGCAGGGACTGTTTACGCAGGAAGAGTATTTGAATGCATTCTTCTATCACGGCAGTGAAGGGATGCTTTCAGCGGTACGCGCAGGAAAGTGGAAATTGGCGCTAACACCGGCTCTAAGGTTGTATGACCTGGAAGCGGATCCCGGCGAACGCGTTGAGGTGATCGCCCGCTGGCCGAGCGATGAACTGTTGGCTTCGACGGCTCCGGAGGACATTGCAAAGGTTGAGGCCTGGAAGGTGAAGGCCAAACTGCGTGGCATGGCCGTTCGGTTTCAGCAAGAGATGGAAGCCGTGGAGTAG
- a CDS encoding PEP-CTERM sorting domain-containing protein (PEP-CTERM proteins occur, often in large numbers, in the proteomes of bacteria that also encode an exosortase, a predicted intramembrane cysteine proteinase. The presence of a PEP-CTERM domain at a protein's C-terminus predicts cleavage within the sorting domain, followed by covalent anchoring to some some component of the (usually Gram-negative) cell surface. Many PEP-CTERM proteins exhibit an unusual sequence composition that includes large numbers of potential glycosylation sites. Expression of one such protein has been shown restore the ability of a bacterium to form floc, a type of biofilm.): MKSKCMKIVLLGLIACAAGQLQAGVVTLYTDDFTAATDANLLGRTPGGTLGSGAGASANTWLAREADNPYTTQVDATDDVVEYFQNPTDGKTSNGLLAFAPEAGKVYALTADLDNNFTGLYDSVRLGFTSASVSNNFGGGTSARIYTTATGDFKLNSKLEGDTAVNVDTTIGNGTMQMVLDTTAAQWAITASWQSQSTGEFVEFSSHTYTVNPTDITHVGFGFSNGNGNLDPVEGLGSTVDNFSLTVIPEPTTLGLLSMVSGTLLFIRRRLAL; encoded by the coding sequence ATGAAATCAAAATGTATGAAGATTGTCTTGTTGGGGCTTATCGCGTGTGCGGCGGGTCAATTGCAGGCGGGAGTGGTCACACTCTATACTGATGACTTTACAGCCGCTACGGATGCGAACCTCCTCGGTCGGACTCCGGGCGGAACGCTGGGTTCCGGTGCGGGAGCATCAGCAAATACATGGCTTGCGCGCGAAGCCGATAATCCGTACACGACACAGGTGGACGCGACAGACGATGTCGTGGAATACTTTCAGAATCCCACCGACGGAAAGACCTCCAACGGATTGCTCGCGTTCGCTCCGGAGGCAGGGAAAGTGTATGCTCTCACTGCGGATCTGGATAATAATTTTACGGGTCTGTACGATTCTGTCAGGCTTGGGTTTACATCTGCTTCCGTATCCAACAATTTTGGTGGTGGAACGAGCGCGCGGATCTATACTACTGCCACCGGCGACTTTAAGTTGAATTCGAAGCTGGAAGGAGATACCGCCGTCAACGTGGACACTACAATTGGGAATGGGACGATGCAAATGGTGCTTGATACGACAGCTGCACAGTGGGCGATTACTGCCTCGTGGCAGAGTCAGTCGACCGGCGAGTTCGTAGAGTTTAGTAGTCATACATATACGGTTAATCCAACAGATATTACGCATGTGGGTTTCGGGTTTTCGAACGGGAATGGCAACCTCGATCCAGTTGAAGGCCTTGGAAGTACGGTTGACAACTTCAGTCTGACGGTTATTCCGGAACCGACGACGTTGGGGCTGCTTTCGATGGTGAGTGGCACCTTGCTCTTTATTCGCCGGCGTCTGGCTTTATAG
- a CDS encoding LacI family DNA-binding transcriptional regulator, which translates to MTEKRITQKDLAQHLGVNRSTITRALKNDPQISPVMRQKVKRLAKKLGYHLDPNLSQLMAQIQTKDPSKQIRTLAVWNPMEHPISESDTRLNYDFREVFAGAKEQALTLGYQLEEFWQGTYTPKRLASILRHRNAQGLLMLPSYKTYEFDCNLQRLSVVSLDYFTTHAFPVHRILHDTQYALEFTLHKAHELGFKNPALICPATPSKPTAEIIRGTFESIYTHYNSLTRNQKFPYFIVDPDDSRQIKRMVRSIEKIRPDHIITYHCHTLEKMFDNQLPENTPVFDFSLKEPQDKGPGIRPPSRAIGACAIRKIISMIHTGERGIPEFPETTYIRGTWETP; encoded by the coding sequence ATGACTGAAAAACGCATCACTCAAAAAGACCTTGCGCAACATCTGGGCGTCAACCGGTCCACGATTACACGGGCGCTGAAGAATGATCCTCAAATCAGCCCGGTCATGCGCCAAAAAGTGAAACGCCTGGCCAAAAAACTGGGCTATCATCTGGATCCCAACCTTTCGCAGCTCATGGCGCAGATCCAAACCAAGGATCCCTCTAAACAGATCCGCACGCTCGCGGTGTGGAATCCCATGGAACATCCGATATCCGAATCCGATACCCGCCTCAATTATGACTTCCGGGAAGTTTTCGCCGGCGCGAAGGAGCAGGCTTTGACCCTCGGCTATCAGCTCGAAGAATTCTGGCAGGGAACCTATACCCCGAAACGGCTGGCCAGCATCCTGCGCCATCGCAACGCGCAGGGTCTCCTCATGCTTCCATCGTATAAGACATACGAATTCGACTGCAACCTTCAGCGCCTTTCGGTGGTCTCTCTCGACTATTTCACAACGCACGCATTCCCGGTGCACCGCATCCTGCACGACACGCAATATGCGCTGGAGTTCACACTGCACAAAGCGCACGAACTCGGATTCAAAAACCCGGCACTCATTTGCCCGGCCACACCCTCCAAGCCCACGGCCGAAATCATACGAGGCACCTTCGAAAGCATATACACCCACTATAATTCACTCACCCGAAACCAAAAGTTCCCATACTTCATTGTCGATCCCGACGACTCAAGGCAGATAAAGAGAATGGTGCGTTCCATCGAAAAAATAAGACCGGACCACATCATCACCTACCACTGCCATACCTTGGAAAAAATGTTCGACAACCAACTGCCGGAGAATACGCCGGTCTTCGATTTTTCACTAAAAGAACCCCAAGATAAAGGTCCCGGCATTCGCCCCCCCTCTCGTGCCATCGGCGCCTGTGCCATTCGAAAAATCATCTCCATGATCCATACCGGCGAACGTGGCATCCCTGAATTCCCGGAAACAACCTACATTCGCGGAACGTGGGAAACGCCGTAG